In Aminobacterium sp. MB27-C1, a single genomic region encodes these proteins:
- the gyrA gene encoding DNA gyrase subunit A, with amino-acid sequence MEEKKGEPLFGKVLPLPLVEEIKHSYLDYAMSVIVGRALPDARDGLKPVQRRILYAMTELGLRHNTAYKKSARVVGETMGKYHPHGDSAIYDTMVRMAQNFSMRYPLVDGQGNFGSIDGDPAAAMRYTEARLYEIGELMLADINENTVDWGPNFDESLEEPLCLPAMLPNLLINGSSGIAVGMATNIPPHNLGEVIDALCYIIDVDPEHIDIGEILARLPGPDFPTGGVIIGRDGIIDAYRTGRGKITMRGKTHVEEGKRGKTSVVITEIPYMVNKTNLIETIAKNVQDKTIDGVMDIRDESDRDGLRIVLEVNRDTDPNLVLRQLYRRTQLQSTFGAINLALVDGHPRELSIEEMLSIFLDHRRSVVRRRTQFRLEKAQARAHIVEGLVKALDIIDAVIALIRGSSTTDEAKKGLVEKLEFSELQAQAILDMRLQRLTGLEREKLEAELAQLLSDIERFQTILGNAKVLDTVIKDELLDMKKRFGNERKTDIIDAVEDVSLEDLIPESDIVVVLSRDGYLKRKDLEEYSLQGRGGKGRKGASLQEEDEIALVAVTSTHRDIYLFTSLGRVFALKGHMVPESKNGRGKLINRFVALEGEERVVTMHGRAVEGAEYAFFITKNGTAKRLDLSELKNLTRAGRRVLGLDEGDEIAEIVLTSGDDHLLIVTAQGQALRVHESEFRPMGRMARGVRAMRLGQGDYVIGCDVVAEGRWPLLLSEKGVGKRTRYEEFALRHRGGSGVIVMNLSEKTGMIVGCWSVAEDDEIMAITSRGRIIRLAVSDTPVLGRTAMGSIIMRLDEGDILANASVVNTKEGEDE; translated from the coding sequence ATGGAAGAGAAAAAAGGCGAGCCCCTATTTGGAAAAGTCCTCCCTTTACCCTTGGTGGAGGAGATAAAGCATAGCTATCTTGATTATGCGATGAGCGTCATTGTAGGGCGGGCTCTCCCAGATGCCCGAGATGGGCTGAAACCTGTACAGAGAAGAATCCTCTATGCCATGACGGAGTTGGGACTTCGTCATAATACGGCGTATAAGAAATCTGCTCGTGTCGTCGGAGAAACGATGGGTAAATATCACCCACATGGTGACTCGGCAATCTACGATACTATGGTTCGAATGGCCCAAAATTTCAGCATGCGTTATCCCCTTGTCGATGGACAAGGTAACTTTGGATCTATTGACGGAGATCCTGCGGCAGCAATGCGTTATACAGAAGCTCGGTTGTATGAAATTGGAGAGCTTATGCTTGCTGATATAAATGAAAATACGGTGGATTGGGGACCTAATTTCGACGAATCACTCGAGGAACCCCTTTGCCTTCCGGCAATGCTACCCAACCTTCTTATAAACGGAAGTTCGGGTATTGCTGTAGGAATGGCTACCAACATTCCTCCCCATAATTTGGGAGAAGTTATTGATGCTCTTTGTTACATTATTGATGTTGATCCAGAGCATATTGATATAGGAGAGATATTAGCAAGGTTACCTGGTCCTGACTTCCCTACCGGCGGCGTCATAATCGGCAGAGATGGAATCATAGATGCCTATCGTACGGGACGGGGCAAAATTACAATGCGTGGCAAGACCCACGTAGAAGAGGGAAAAAGAGGTAAAACCTCTGTAGTAATCACAGAAATTCCCTACATGGTCAATAAGACGAATCTTATTGAAACAATTGCCAAGAATGTTCAGGACAAAACGATTGATGGCGTTATGGACATTCGTGATGAATCTGACCGTGACGGCCTTCGAATTGTTCTTGAAGTCAATCGTGATACAGATCCTAATTTGGTCTTGCGGCAGCTTTATCGTCGAACACAACTTCAGAGCACTTTCGGCGCTATTAATTTAGCTTTGGTGGACGGTCATCCTAGAGAACTCTCTATAGAAGAAATGCTTTCTATTTTCCTTGACCATAGGCGAAGTGTTGTTCGTAGACGAACACAGTTTCGTCTGGAAAAAGCCCAGGCCAGGGCGCATATTGTTGAAGGTCTCGTAAAAGCACTCGATATTATTGATGCGGTTATCGCTCTTATTCGAGGATCAAGTACCACTGATGAAGCCAAGAAGGGGCTTGTGGAGAAACTAGAATTTTCAGAACTTCAGGCTCAAGCTATTCTTGACATGCGCTTGCAGAGACTTACTGGACTGGAGCGAGAAAAACTTGAGGCTGAGTTAGCCCAGCTTTTATCAGATATAGAACGCTTCCAGACGATTCTGGGGAACGCGAAGGTTCTCGATACAGTCATTAAAGATGAGTTACTTGATATGAAAAAACGTTTCGGAAATGAGCGAAAAACAGACATTATAGATGCTGTGGAAGATGTCTCTTTAGAAGACCTTATCCCTGAAAGTGATATTGTTGTTGTGCTTTCAAGAGATGGATATCTGAAACGTAAAGATCTTGAAGAGTACTCTCTCCAGGGAAGAGGGGGTAAAGGAAGAAAGGGAGCTTCTTTGCAAGAAGAAGACGAGATAGCTCTGGTTGCTGTGACAAGTACTCACAGAGATATCTATCTCTTTACCTCGTTGGGTCGTGTCTTTGCCTTGAAAGGTCATATGGTTCCAGAATCGAAAAACGGACGTGGTAAGTTAATTAACCGCTTTGTTGCCTTGGAAGGAGAGGAACGAGTGGTGACCATGCATGGCCGTGCTGTAGAGGGGGCAGAATATGCCTTCTTCATTACGAAAAATGGAACGGCTAAGAGACTTGATCTTTCCGAACTTAAAAATCTGACACGAGCTGGACGGAGAGTTTTAGGACTTGACGAAGGCGATGAAATCGCAGAAATCGTCTTGACGTCGGGAGACGATCACTTGCTCATAGTAACGGCTCAGGGACAGGCCCTTCGTGTTCATGAATCCGAATTCCGACCTATGGGGCGCATGGCCAGAGGCGTTCGGGCTATGCGTTTAGGGCAGGGAGACTACGTTATTGGGTGTGATGTAGTTGCCGAAGGCCGATGGCCTTTGCTTTTAAGCGAAAAAGGGGTTGGAAAACGAACGCGCTACGAAGAGTTTGCTCTTCGGCATCGTGGTGGTAGCGGTGTTATCGTAATGAATCTAAGCGAGAAAACAGGAATGATAGTAGGTTGCTGGAGCGTTGCAGAAGATGACGAGATCATGGCCATTACCAGCAGAGGTCGAATTATTCGGCTCGCAGTTTCAGACACGCCTGTTTTGGGAAGAACTGCTATGGGGAGTATTATCATGAGACTGGATGAAGGCGATATTCTAGCTAATGCTAGTGTTGTAAATACAAAAGAGGGCGAAGACGAGTAA
- a CDS encoding nitroreductase family protein has product MNKRDNTTIQIILGRRSIRKFTQDTVDQDIVDILLESAFAAPSAHNRRPCHFIVVQQREVLDKLAEAHDSGKMLHESPLAIAVCADTLSCPEEDLAWIEDGAAALENILLAARAFGLEGVWLKVMDRHPREELVTPILAVPDGVKVIGIAALGYPAEHKAPHEGVNKERVHREKW; this is encoded by the coding sequence GTGAATAAAAGAGATAATACGACAATACAAATAATACTTGGGCGTAGAAGTATTCGAAAATTTACTCAAGATACGGTAGATCAAGATATTGTAGATATTCTTCTCGAATCAGCTTTTGCAGCTCCAAGTGCTCATAATAGAAGGCCGTGCCATTTCATTGTTGTACAACAGAGAGAAGTTCTTGACAAACTCGCAGAAGCTCATGATTCGGGGAAAATGTTACATGAATCACCTCTTGCTATTGCTGTCTGTGCCGATACGTTGTCGTGTCCAGAGGAAGATTTGGCCTGGATTGAAGATGGAGCGGCCGCACTCGAAAATATATTGTTAGCAGCCAGGGCATTTGGCCTTGAAGGTGTATGGCTTAAAGTTATGGATCGACATCCCCGGGAAGAGCTCGTAACTCCTATTTTAGCAGTTCCTGATGGTGTCAAAGTTATTGGAATAGCTGCATTAGGGTATCCGGCAGAACATAAAGCTCCCCATGAAGGTGTAAATAAAGAGCGAGTGCACCGTGAAAAATGGTGA
- a CDS encoding nitroreductase family protein: MGIRDHEAIRAILGRRSIRRFEEKPVEKEKIELLIECGSAAPSAANSRPCHFVVATDRPILNRLAEDHPYGKMLFEAPLAIIVCGNPEKNDFARRYWEEDCSAAMQNILVAAHAIGLDGVWLGVRHAEGCEEAIRKILPIPAHIAVLGIAALGYGKEKKDPHKGIEEGTLHVNGW; encoded by the coding sequence ATGGGAATCAGAGATCATGAAGCAATTCGTGCAATATTAGGTAGAAGAAGCATTCGGCGTTTTGAAGAGAAGCCTGTAGAGAAAGAAAAAATAGAGCTTCTTATTGAATGTGGGTCGGCGGCTCCCAGCGCAGCTAACAGCCGTCCATGTCATTTTGTTGTTGCTACGGATAGGCCTATTCTTAATCGTCTGGCGGAGGATCATCCCTATGGCAAAATGCTTTTTGAAGCGCCTCTTGCCATTATTGTGTGTGGAAATCCAGAAAAAAATGATTTTGCCCGACGTTATTGGGAAGAAGATTGCTCTGCTGCCATGCAGAATATTCTTGTTGCAGCTCATGCAATTGGTTTGGATGGTGTTTGGCTTGGCGTTCGGCATGCGGAAGGTTGCGAAGAAGCTATTCGAAAAATTCTTCCCATACCAGCCCATATCGCTGTATTAGGAATTGCAGCTTTAGGGTATGGAAAGGAGAAAAAGGATCCGCATAAGGGAATCGAAGAAGGAACGTTGCATGTAAATGGCTGGTGA
- a CDS encoding trehalose-6-phosphate synthase, whose protein sequence is MVVVSNRLPIILQKREDSWFVEPGSGGLVTALTPVLRDRGGMWIGWPGTKERISLKALRNVLGPISEETGFRIVPVLLEKSDIDDYYYGFSNSIIWPLFHDLEAHCRFKAEYWNAYVSVNHKFASIVAKHSLEEDLIWVNDYQLMLLAGRLERLGVQRPTAFFLHIPFPSPDIFMKLPWRKMLIKELQRYSFLCFQTLRDRRNFIECVKSFSPSAHVIGRGAIVELAIGNNRIRVGSLPISIDYKKFRSLASTKKAALRAQEIRKEISGDCLMLGVDRLDYTKGLPEKLRAFARALEKYPELQGKVTLFQLVIPSREGVVEYCVLRDETQKLISQINGRFSTTAWIPVLYRYGTVNQEELAAMYRAADVALVTSLKDGMNLVCKEYCACQPHYKGALILSEFAGAASQLRNGALLVNPYDVESTADAIYYSVTMNETEKRNRMKRMCKSIRERDVYWWVDNFLRGAAGKKLEDFPEATIPEIWPGLRKRGYAQREKKGGESNGNQRS, encoded by the coding sequence ATGGTTGTCGTTTCCAATCGTTTGCCTATAATTTTGCAGAAGAGAGAAGATTCATGGTTCGTGGAACCAGGTTCTGGCGGGCTTGTAACGGCTCTTACCCCTGTATTGCGAGATCGCGGCGGAATGTGGATAGGGTGGCCGGGAACAAAAGAGAGAATAAGTTTAAAAGCTTTACGAAATGTTTTGGGCCCCATTTCGGAAGAGACTGGATTCAGAATAGTTCCCGTTTTACTTGAGAAGAGCGATATTGATGATTATTACTACGGTTTTTCCAATTCCATAATTTGGCCTCTTTTTCATGATTTGGAGGCTCACTGCCGTTTTAAGGCCGAATATTGGAACGCCTACGTCAGTGTCAACCATAAGTTTGCCTCTATCGTAGCAAAACACTCATTGGAAGAAGACCTTATATGGGTTAACGATTATCAATTAATGCTGCTTGCAGGCAGGCTTGAGCGATTAGGTGTGCAACGCCCAACAGCTTTTTTCCTGCATATTCCCTTTCCTTCCCCTGATATCTTTATGAAACTTCCATGGCGTAAAATGCTGATAAAAGAGCTTCAACGTTATTCTTTCCTCTGTTTCCAAACTCTTCGTGACAGGCGAAACTTTATTGAATGTGTAAAATCTTTTTCCCCTTCAGCTCATGTCATAGGGCGTGGGGCTATTGTCGAACTAGCGATTGGGAATAACAGAATTCGAGTAGGTAGTCTTCCAATCAGCATCGATTATAAAAAATTTCGCTCTTTGGCTTCGACAAAAAAGGCTGCGCTGCGTGCTCAAGAGATACGTAAAGAAATTTCAGGCGATTGCCTCATGCTTGGAGTTGATAGGCTTGATTACACAAAAGGTTTACCTGAGAAATTGAGAGCTTTTGCTCGGGCTCTCGAAAAATATCCAGAACTCCAGGGGAAAGTGACTCTATTCCAATTGGTGATTCCGAGTCGTGAAGGAGTTGTGGAATATTGTGTGCTTCGTGACGAGACTCAAAAGCTTATCAGTCAAATAAACGGACGATTTTCTACAACGGCTTGGATCCCTGTTCTCTATCGTTACGGAACAGTGAATCAGGAGGAATTGGCAGCGATGTACAGGGCAGCAGATGTAGCGTTGGTTACTTCTCTTAAAGACGGAATGAATCTCGTTTGTAAAGAATATTGTGCTTGTCAGCCTCATTACAAAGGAGCTTTGATTCTAAGCGAGTTCGCGGGAGCGGCTTCCCAGCTTCGTAACGGAGCTCTTCTCGTTAACCCCTATGATGTAGAGAGTACTGCCGATGCTATATATTACTCTGTTACAATGAATGAAACGGAAAAAAGGAATAGAATGAAAAGAATGTGCAAATCCATACGAGAACGGGATGTCTATTGGTGGGTTGATAATTTTCTGCGTGGAGCAGCAGGTAAAAAACTTGAAGATTTTCCAGAAGCAACTATTCCTGAAATATGGCCAGGATTGAGGAAAAGGGGCTATGCACAAAGAGAGAAAAAAGGCGGTGAAAGCAATGGGAATCAGAGATCATGA
- the otsB gene encoding trehalose-phosphatase — MTMREVPSIFWQEMMKSKQPPLLLCDYDGTLAPFTSERDKAFPWPGVIEELRTVIAISGIVVLISGRSIAEVKELSQLETGIEIWGYHGAERMTVDGIIHRINLAPLYEAGLEKAWQKAMEESLQTWIERKYVSLALHWRGRNIALYQDKLKKIMEYWSKLQVEYGLKILSFNGGVEILAPGFDKGKAVKTILSAYPDSICAYLGDDATDEDAFAVLQKRCMGILVSDEDRQTLADVRLVPPCEVLSFFRCWKRCLQEKRGEMNHD, encoded by the coding sequence ATGACAATGCGTGAAGTTCCTTCAATTTTTTGGCAAGAAATGATGAAGAGCAAACAGCCGCCTCTTTTATTATGTGATTATGATGGAACTCTTGCTCCCTTTACATCAGAACGAGATAAGGCTTTCCCCTGGCCTGGAGTGATTGAAGAGTTACGCACTGTTATAGCAATTTCAGGAATCGTTGTCTTGATATCAGGAAGGTCTATCGCAGAAGTTAAAGAGCTTTCACAATTGGAAACAGGCATTGAGATTTGGGGATATCATGGTGCAGAACGTATGACAGTAGATGGCATTATTCATAGAATAAATCTTGCTCCATTATACGAAGCGGGGCTTGAAAAAGCTTGGCAAAAGGCTATGGAAGAGTCTCTTCAGACATGGATCGAGAGAAAATATGTCTCTTTGGCACTTCATTGGAGAGGCAGGAATATTGCGCTTTATCAAGATAAACTCAAAAAAATTATGGAGTATTGGAGTAAGTTACAGGTCGAGTATGGTTTAAAAATTCTTTCTTTTAACGGAGGAGTAGAAATTCTAGCACCAGGATTTGATAAGGGGAAGGCTGTCAAGACAATACTAAGTGCATATCCAGATTCTATTTGTGCTTATTTAGGTGATGATGCTACTGATGAAGATGCCTTTGCGGTTTTGCAGAAAAGATGTATGGGAATTCTTGTCTCAGATGAAGATCGACAAACATTAGCTGATGTAAGGCTTGTTCCTCCATGCGAGGTCTTATCTTTTTTCAGATGTTGGAAGAGATGTCTGCAAGAGAAGAGAGGGGAGATGAACCACGACTAA
- a CDS encoding glycosyltransferase has protein sequence MTELLEQYGSIAGEQVISSLYRFANFLQGKKVVHVNSTRKGGGVAEILRCMVPLLNELGIETRWEVIEGSESFFVATKSIHNALQGLEVPFPESYREIYIETNRENAEKMRDRLEDADFVFIHDPQPAPLLSLCPKRRGKWIWRCHIDASSPNRNVWKMLRHIVSSYDASVFSLADFSQHLPHSQYLIPPSIDPLSEKNIILSEREVDDVCQRFGINRARPLIVQISRFDLFKDPLGVIKGYQMAKQHADMQLVLAGGGATDDPEAGAVLEQVRNVASDDSDIHVIELPSDAHRVINALQVAADVIIQKSIREGFGLTVAEGMWKYKPVIGGDVGGIRLQIINRYNGFRVQSAEGAALRLRYLLAHGRRCKRMGQNAHEYVQENFLITTHLRALLALMLCLSQDSSNDFEMCMTS, from the coding sequence ATGACAGAGCTTTTGGAACAATATGGGTCTATCGCAGGAGAACAGGTTATAAGTAGTTTGTACCGTTTTGCAAATTTCCTTCAGGGCAAAAAAGTGGTTCATGTTAATTCGACGCGAAAAGGAGGTGGCGTTGCAGAAATTTTACGATGTATGGTTCCTCTTTTGAATGAATTAGGCATCGAAACACGTTGGGAGGTTATAGAAGGATCTGAATCTTTCTTTGTTGCGACAAAGTCTATTCATAATGCCTTGCAGGGATTAGAAGTTCCTTTTCCAGAGTCATATCGTGAAATATATATTGAGACAAATAGAGAAAACGCGGAGAAAATGCGAGATCGTTTGGAAGATGCAGATTTTGTTTTTATTCATGATCCGCAGCCTGCGCCTCTTCTTTCTTTGTGTCCTAAACGGAGGGGAAAATGGATTTGGCGTTGTCATATAGATGCAAGTTCTCCCAATAGGAACGTTTGGAAAATGCTTCGTCACATTGTATCTTCTTATGACGCCTCCGTTTTCTCTCTTGCTGATTTTTCCCAGCATTTACCGCACTCCCAGTATCTTATCCCTCCAAGTATTGATCCCCTCAGCGAAAAAAATATTATTCTTTCTGAACGGGAGGTAGATGATGTTTGCCAACGTTTTGGAATAAACAGAGCACGTCCTCTTATAGTTCAAATTTCACGATTCGACCTCTTTAAGGATCCTCTTGGGGTAATTAAAGGGTATCAAATGGCAAAACAACATGCCGACATGCAACTTGTTTTAGCGGGAGGAGGCGCGACAGATGATCCAGAAGCAGGGGCTGTTCTTGAACAGGTTAGAAATGTTGCCTCTGATGATTCGGATATTCATGTAATAGAGCTTCCTTCTGATGCCCACAGAGTTATTAATGCACTACAGGTTGCCGCAGATGTGATTATTCAAAAATCGATCAGAGAGGGGTTTGGACTTACTGTTGCTGAAGGAATGTGGAAATATAAACCAGTTATTGGCGGAGATGTTGGTGGAATTCGTCTCCAAATTATAAATCGTTACAACGGTTTTCGTGTGCAATCTGCAGAAGGTGCTGCCCTTCGATTGCGCTATCTTCTTGCACATGGAAGACGATGCAAACGGATGGGGCAAAATGCTCACGAATATGTACAAGAGAATTTTTTAATTACAACTCATCTTCGTGCCCTTCTTGCTCTAATGCTCTGTCTTTCTCAAGATAGTTCAAATGACTTTGAAATGTGTATGACATCATGA
- a CDS encoding DUF5752 family protein — MVAFVQNGNFQFKECTLIPISTGIQARNLQELREGIEEVPISCLHYHFWGRILSPQFPESEYVNDFASWTREYLHETALSEKLSALSPDYKGDLEELRDDLIDLLDESLSSEHFMSWKQADRAFHFTQTQLIIVETSLVAESPENLAEAVASSSRGSIFFHFIEAKRRVREDRRDDFSRWLEHFGETTAEAREKLSILDPYLYSLTELREKIVAILGKSLVIEGVERL, encoded by the coding sequence ATGGTCGCTTTTGTGCAAAACGGAAACTTTCAGTTCAAAGAATGTACTCTTATTCCTATCAGTACGGGAATCCAGGCTAGAAATCTCCAAGAGCTTCGTGAGGGGATAGAAGAAGTTCCTATAAGTTGCCTGCATTACCATTTCTGGGGAAGAATCCTCAGCCCTCAATTTCCCGAATCTGAATATGTTAACGATTTTGCATCATGGACACGAGAATATCTTCATGAAACGGCACTTTCTGAAAAATTAAGTGCTTTAAGCCCCGATTACAAAGGAGATTTAGAGGAACTTAGAGATGACCTTATCGATCTTCTTGACGAATCTCTTTCATCAGAACATTTTATGAGCTGGAAGCAAGCCGATAGAGCTTTTCATTTTACACAGACACAACTGATTATCGTAGAGACCTCTCTGGTGGCAGAGAGCCCTGAGAATTTAGCTGAAGCAGTAGCTTCTTCGAGCCGGGGAAGTATTTTTTTCCACTTTATAGAGGCGAAACGTCGCGTTCGGGAAGATAGAAGAGATGATTTCTCTAGATGGCTTGAACATTTTGGAGAAACGACTGCTGAGGCGAGAGAAAAATTGTCCATTCTTGATCCGTATTTGTATTCTCTTACGGAGCTTCGGGAAAAGATAGTGGCAATTCTCGGGAAAAGTCTTGTCATAGAGGGGGTAGAGAGGCTATGA
- a CDS encoding type 1 glutamine amidotransferase domain-containing protein has protein sequence MTGREVAILVEENFNDLEFWYPYYRLIEEGFFPIVVAPVAPRHYMGKYNTAVDATYSPQSLMENLPSAVIIPGGWAPDKLRMSVEIVSLVAEMHRTRKVIASICHGGSVLVSAGILQGHQVTSFPSIKDDMQCAGAIWVDEPVVISDKLITSRKPSDLPFFTKAILEALGKK, from the coding sequence ATGACAGGAAGAGAAGTTGCCATTCTTGTAGAGGAAAATTTTAATGATCTTGAATTTTGGTATCCTTATTATCGTCTTATTGAGGAAGGATTCTTCCCAATAGTTGTAGCTCCTGTTGCACCCCGTCATTATATGGGGAAATACAATACTGCAGTAGACGCAACATACTCACCTCAAAGCCTTATGGAAAACTTGCCCTCGGCGGTTATCATTCCTGGAGGTTGGGCTCCTGACAAGTTGAGAATGTCTGTTGAGATTGTTTCATTAGTAGCAGAAATGCATCGAACTCGAAAGGTCATAGCCAGTATTTGCCATGGGGGCAGCGTTCTTGTCTCAGCTGGCATACTTCAAGGACATCAAGTAACATCTTTCCCCAGCATAAAAGATGACATGCAGTGTGCTGGAGCGATATGGGTAGATGAACCAGTGGTTATATCCGACAAATTAATAACGAGCAGAAAGCCATCGGATCTGCCTTTTTTTACAAAGGCAATACTCGAAGCGCTCGGGAAAAAGTAA
- a CDS encoding TetR/AcrR family transcriptional regulator: MRIIRNKELTKKKILQAVERILSQEGFQELGINRIAREAGVDKTLIYRYFGGLSQLLKAFVAQGTSWPSFDEIVQEAKQCGEETKNMAESSLFLLKGYIRKLQNSVLAQEILKGELLSQNELSEETAPARKKQGIALVEQMKKSHCHSSVDTSAIVALLSAGLTYLMLRSQTTQTYLDIDIRSEAGWNRIERALEKLVYGVFQADSE; this comes from the coding sequence GTGAGGATCATCAGGAATAAGGAGCTTACAAAAAAGAAAATTTTGCAAGCAGTAGAAAGAATTCTTTCTCAAGAGGGTTTCCAAGAGCTAGGAATTAATCGTATTGCTCGAGAAGCTGGAGTCGATAAAACATTAATTTATCGATACTTTGGCGGTCTATCACAATTACTTAAAGCATTTGTTGCTCAGGGAACATCCTGGCCTTCTTTTGATGAGATAGTACAAGAAGCGAAACAATGTGGAGAAGAAACAAAAAATATGGCAGAATCAAGCCTATTCCTGTTAAAAGGGTACATTAGAAAACTGCAAAATTCTGTTCTTGCGCAAGAAATACTAAAAGGAGAATTACTTTCGCAAAACGAACTATCAGAAGAAACTGCTCCTGCAAGAAAAAAACAGGGCATTGCTCTTGTTGAGCAAATGAAAAAATCTCATTGTCACTCTTCTGTTGATACATCGGCTATTGTCGCTTTACTCTCTGCAGGCCTAACATATCTTATGCTGCGAAGTCAGACGACTCAGACATACCTCGACATAGACATTCGTTCTGAAGCTGGATGGAACAGAATAGAACGTGCTCTGGAAAAACTTGTTTACGGGGTCTTCCAGGCAGATAGCGAATAG
- a CDS encoding dipeptide epimerase has translation MKIVSIQTGNMSLPLKKPFKTAVRSVNSINDVVVKIETDAGVVGYGEAPPTGKITGDTTGAILGAINDHIRPSLIGKDAEDLEGNLQALHECIIGNTSAKAALDMALFDIWGKSLHAPLYRLFGGNKKSIETDVTISVNEADEMAKDAINAVNGGYKILKIKVGKETEKDFDRIRAIREAIGYDVKIRIDANQGWQPSEAVRILTRMEDAGFDIELVEQPVKAHDLGGMAYVTASTYIPVVADESAWSPEDALEILKRKAADMINIKLMKCGGLSNAIKIIAISEIFGAEVMLGSMLEGQISASAAVHLALAKSNITRIDIDGPLLCSSLLDVGDARFIGPEIVLGEDAGLGITNVPGTQWN, from the coding sequence ATGAAAATCGTTTCAATTCAAACAGGGAATATGTCACTCCCATTGAAAAAACCTTTTAAAACTGCAGTTCGCTCGGTAAATTCTATTAATGACGTGGTCGTAAAAATAGAAACAGATGCAGGTGTTGTCGGTTATGGAGAAGCTCCTCCTACCGGTAAAATCACCGGCGATACTACAGGTGCAATTCTTGGAGCTATCAATGATCATATTCGTCCGTCTCTTATCGGAAAAGACGCAGAAGACCTGGAAGGAAACCTTCAAGCCCTTCATGAATGTATTATCGGGAATACAAGTGCAAAAGCAGCTTTAGATATGGCTCTTTTTGATATTTGGGGCAAGAGCTTACACGCACCTCTCTATAGACTCTTCGGAGGAAACAAAAAAAGTATAGAGACTGATGTAACCATAAGTGTTAATGAAGCCGATGAAATGGCAAAAGATGCAATAAATGCTGTTAACGGAGGGTACAAAATCTTAAAGATCAAAGTAGGGAAAGAAACGGAAAAAGACTTTGACCGTATTCGAGCCATACGAGAGGCCATAGGATACGATGTCAAGATTCGCATTGATGCCAATCAAGGCTGGCAACCCTCAGAAGCTGTACGCATTTTAACAAGAATGGAAGATGCCGGGTTTGACATAGAACTTGTGGAACAACCGGTAAAAGCCCACGATTTAGGTGGCATGGCTTATGTTACAGCAAGCACCTATATTCCCGTTGTTGCAGATGAAAGCGCATGGAGTCCCGAAGACGCCTTAGAAATTCTGAAGCGCAAAGCGGCAGATATGATCAACATAAAATTAATGAAATGTGGCGGCCTTTCAAACGCCATAAAAATTATTGCTATCTCCGAAATATTTGGAGCAGAAGTCATGTTAGGAAGCATGTTAGAAGGTCAGATTAGCGCCAGTGCAGCTGTCCATCTCGCTCTCGCCAAAAGCAACATTACTCGTATCGATATAGATGGCCCCCTGCTTTGTTCTTCATTACTAGATGTTGGTGACGCCCGTTTCATAGGTCCTGAAATCGTTTTAGGAGAAGATGCCGGGCTGGGAATTACAAATGTACCCGGCACACAATGGAATTAA